The genomic segment CGGAGATGAACTGGCGCTGCAGCAGCATGTAGACGACCAGGGTCGGGATCGCGACGATCATCGCGGCCGCCGCGATCAGGTTCTGGTTCGAGACGAACTGGCCCTGCAGGTTCGCCAGCGCCGAGGTCACCGGCCGCCGGCTGCCCGTCTCGATCAGCGTGATCGCCCAGAAGAAGTCGTTGTAGATCCAGGTGGTCAGCAGCGTCGCCAGCGCGGCCAGTGCCGGCCGCACCAGCGGCAGCGTCAACTTCCAGTACCGGGTCCACAGCGAGGCGCCGTCCACCACGGACGCCTCGTACATCTCGTCCGGGATGGTGCGCATGAAGTTGCTCAGCACGAACACGCAGAACCCCAGCTGGAACGCCACGTTGATGGCGACCAGCCCGGCGATCGAGTTGTACATCAGGCCGCTCTCGGCCAGGAAGTGCGGCAGCGGAATCATCAGGTAGAGCCGGTACAGCGGGGTGATGATGACCTGCTGCGGCAGCAGGTTGCCGGCGGTGAACAGGATCAGCAATGCGACGTTGATCTTGATGTTGACCCGGGTCAGCACGAACGCCACCAGCGACGCCAGGAACAGCGTGATGAGCACCGCCGGCAGCGTGATCAGCACCGAGTTGAGGAAGAAGTGGAACATGTCCGACTGCTGCCAGGCGTTCACGTAGTTCGAGAACGTCAGCTTGTGCGGCAGCGAGACGTACCCCAGCTTCGAGGTCTCCGCGTAGGGCCGGAGCGAGACGTACAGCGCGAACAGGATCGGCACCAGCCACAGCACCGTCGCACCGATCATCAGCACGTACGACAGGATCCGGCCGATCGGGAACCGCTTCCCGGCCTTCTGCCGCGACACCGGGCCCACGTCGGCAGTGGCCGCGCTCATCGGCCTTCCTTCCGCTTGAAGTTCTGGTACAGGAAGATCGAGATCGGGATCAGCGAGATCACCAGCAACACGACTCCGAGCGCGGAGCCGAAGCCGACCTGCGACGTCTCGCCGACGATGTTGTTGGTGACCAGCACCGACAGCAGTTCCAGGCCGTTCGAGCCCTTGTTGACGATGTACACCAGGTCGAACGCGCGCAGCGACTCGATCACCGTGACCACGATGATGACGATGTTGATCGGCCGCAGCGTCGGGAAGATGACCCGCCAGAACGTCTGCCACGCGTTCGCCCCGTCGACCTGCGCGGCTTCGCGCAACGCCGGGTCGGCGGCCTTCAACCCGGCCAGGTAGAGCACCATCACGTACCCGGCCTGTCGCCAGGTGGCGGCCACCAGCACCGCCCACAGGTTGAGGTGCGGGTTGCCGAGCCAGTCGATCAGGTTGTCGTTCTGGTTGTGCCCGATGATCGTGTTGATCAGGCCGTAGTTCGGCGAGTAGACGAACTCCCAGATGATCCCGATCAGCGCGAGCGAGAGCATCACCGGCAGGAACAGCACGCTCTGGTAGATCCGGCTGCCCTTGATGCCGCGGTCGATGACCACCGCGAACAGCATCCCGAGCGGGGTGGCGATCACGATGAACACCAGCAGCCACAGCACGTTGTGCTCGACCGCCGGCCAGAACGGCGGGTAGTTCGTCGCGGCCCGGTGGTAGTTGTCGACGCCGGTGAAGCAGCCGTTGTCCTGGATCAGGCCGCCGGACGGCCGGCACGCCCGCGGGTGCAGCCCGCCGACGCCGGACCACCGGAAGAACGACAGCACCACCGAGGCGATCGCCGGGCCCCAGACGAACGCGAGGTCGACCACGATCGGCACCGCGAGCATGCCGAGGACGACCAGGATCTCCTTCTTGGTCAACCGGCCGAGCCGGCGGCGACGGCGCTTCGGCGCCTGCGTCACCGCCGGCGACGCGTCGTTCACCGTCGAAGCCATCCGTTCGGACTCCAATCTGCGTCTGCCACCGGCGCACCCGGCCGGCGTGCAGGCCGCCGGTACGTCGTCCACGACGTACCGGCGGCGGCGAACTCAGCTGTGGAAGATCGACTTGGCCTGCTTGGCCAGGCTCTGCTGGATCGTCGAGATCGTGCCGGCGGTCGGGTCACCGATGAACTTCTGGATCGCCTGCTCCAGCGCGGTGGCCATGGCCGGGTCGGTGTCCCGGTCGCCGAACTGCGCGACCGCCTTCTGCTGCGCGATCATCGTCGCCGACTTCTTCTGGATGTCGTTGTAGGTCGGCGCGACCAGGTCGGTGGCCAGACCGACGTCCCACTGGTCGTACTTGAGGTACGCGATCTCGGCTTGCTTGGTGCCGATGTACTCCAGCACCTTCTTCGCGCCGGCGGTGTTCTTCGCCTTCTTCGGCATGATGAAGCCGTCCGCCGGGGCGTCCATGTAGTCCTGGCCGTACGACGGGTTGATCGCCGGGTAGGCGAAGAAGTCCAGGTCCTTGATGTCCTTCTTGTCGGTCACGTACTGCGCCGCGACCTGGTTGGTGCCCTGGAACATCATGCCGGCCTTCTTGGCCTCCAGCGTCTTCGCCGCGTCCTGCCAGATCCGGCCGTTCGCGCCGGACTGCAGGTACGGCATCAGCTCACGCCACT from the Actinocatenispora thailandica genome contains:
- a CDS encoding carbohydrate ABC transporter permease, which encodes MASTVNDASPAVTQAPKRRRRRLGRLTKKEILVVLGMLAVPIVVDLAFVWGPAIASVVLSFFRWSGVGGLHPRACRPSGGLIQDNGCFTGVDNYHRAATNYPPFWPAVEHNVLWLLVFIVIATPLGMLFAVVIDRGIKGSRIYQSVLFLPVMLSLALIGIIWEFVYSPNYGLINTIIGHNQNDNLIDWLGNPHLNLWAVLVAATWRQAGYVMVLYLAGLKAADPALREAAQVDGANAWQTFWRVIFPTLRPINIVIIVVTVIESLRAFDLVYIVNKGSNGLELLSVLVTNNIVGETSQVGFGSALGVVLLVISLIPISIFLYQNFKRKEGR
- a CDS encoding carbohydrate ABC transporter permease, whose product is MSAATADVGPVSRQKAGKRFPIGRILSYVLMIGATVLWLVPILFALYVSLRPYAETSKLGYVSLPHKLTFSNYVNAWQQSDMFHFFLNSVLITLPAVLITLFLASLVAFVLTRVNIKINVALLILFTAGNLLPQQVIITPLYRLYLMIPLPHFLAESGLMYNSIAGLVAINVAFQLGFCVFVLSNFMRTIPDEMYEASVVDGASLWTRYWKLTLPLVRPALAALATLLTTWIYNDFFWAITLIETGSRRPVTSALANLQGQFVSNQNLIAAAAMIVAIPTLVVYMLLQRQFISGLTLGSTKG